In the genome of Streptomyces pactum, one region contains:
- a CDS encoding zf-HC2 domain-containing protein, with protein MECSDFRTAISARIDGEALPPAVPVGVLDAHLRECADCRAWEQAARRLRRLTGRLREP; from the coding sequence GTGGAATGTTCTGACTTTCGTACCGCGATCTCCGCTCGGATCGACGGCGAGGCCCTGCCGCCGGCGGTCCCGGTCGGCGTGCTCGACGCCCATCTGCGGGAGTGTGCCGACTGCCGGGCCTGGGAACAGGCGGCGCGGCGACTGCGCCGGCTCACCGGCCGGTTGCGCGAGCCGTGA
- a CDS encoding copper chaperone PCu(A)C, translating to MRVPTAARAALVPVAASALTLAGLSAWAGSGAAGSPSEPVVTRARVLLPANPDTTAAFFDIRNRGGADDELVEVSSPAAGRAMLSRVEVRDGAGTMRMVPSVRLPAGGTLRMSTAGVDVMVDDPPSVRVGDRMPFVLRFRDAGPVRVEAVVVRPGDL from the coding sequence ATGCGTGTACCGACCGCCGCCCGTGCCGCCCTCGTCCCGGTCGCGGCGAGCGCCCTGACCCTGGCCGGGCTGAGTGCCTGGGCCGGTTCCGGAGCGGCGGGCAGCCCGTCCGAACCGGTGGTGACCCGGGCCCGGGTGCTGCTGCCCGCCAACCCGGACACCACCGCCGCCTTCTTCGACATCCGCAACCGGGGCGGCGCGGACGACGAACTGGTCGAGGTGTCCTCGCCCGCCGCCGGCCGGGCCATGCTCAGCCGGGTGGAGGTCCGCGACGGGGCGGGGACCATGCGGATGGTGCCGTCGGTACGGCTGCCGGCCGGCGGGACGCTGCGGATGTCCACGGCCGGCGTGGACGTGATGGTGGACGATCCGCCGTCGGTGCGGGTGGGCGACCGGATGCCCTTCGTCCTGCGCTTCCGGGACGCCGGCCCGGTGCGGGTGGAGGCGGTGGTGGTCCGTCCCGGCGACCTCTGA
- a CDS encoding HAD-IC family P-type ATPase produces MTCAACVARVEKRLGRIEGVRATVNLATGRARVNHPHRVAVEELVAVVEGAGFTATPPTADPGAPEDVSAPASAGTVRLLVTALLSVPVLVLSMVPALQFRNWQWLCFALAAPVAAWGSWPFHHRALRGLRHGAATMDTLVSLGVVASFGWSAYALFLGGAGEPGMTMPFTFLPSASGDVAHVYLEAAVGVPLFVLLGRLLEARARHGTGSALRALADLAAKDVVVRDADGTERTVPVARLRVGDRFVVRPGERVATDGVVTAGSSALDLSLVTGESAPVEVGPGSPVVGGAVNHGGVLEVRAEAVGARTQLARITRLVEEAQAGKARVQRLADAVAGVFVPAVLAVAVTVLGFWLGAGADPQAAVTTAVAVLVVACPCALGLATPTALLAATGRGAQLGILVRGPRALEALRRVDTVVLDKTGTLTDGAMAVHAVTVRPEGLPAAEAVRLAGAVEQGSEHPVGRAVTGYARAAGDGVPLPVVREFTATTGLGVRGRVAGHLVELTRPDAVTTPGGRGTDGPGASPSPEPASGPGPGAPAPPGRTDDRGRTDDGSGPHGATAREGGAGPDGGSGQGGGTAHHRVNGRNGSSHPVGAGAAGPDGPDGTPLRTPSGAADAPQAVASAAVGTASPGTSEAGDAPGVTTRTPVPAGASHGVTGGSTGGNTGTAPGGPAVADTGAGAGTAGTAGTTGPDGTAGPAGTPGTAGTAGPAEATGTARAAGTPEAPRTGAGPLPRPLADAVRAAEDAGRTAVVLRVDGRPEAVFALGDTLRASSYRAVDHLRRLGVRPVLATGDSAAAADVVARQLGITEVHARTRPEDKAELVRALRARGHRVAVIGDGVNDAAALAGADLGIAMGGGTDAAIGAADVTLVREDMAAVADAVRLARRTLGTVRANLLWAFGYNLVTLPLAAVGRLNPMVAAAAMSVSSVVVVVNSLRLRHWQPSPARRPVAGGRRTPLRADSVRER; encoded by the coding sequence ATGACCTGCGCCGCCTGCGTGGCCCGGGTGGAGAAGCGGCTGGGCCGGATCGAAGGGGTGCGCGCCACCGTCAACCTGGCGACCGGGCGCGCCCGGGTGAACCATCCGCACCGGGTCGCGGTCGAGGAGCTGGTGGCCGTGGTGGAGGGCGCGGGCTTCACCGCCACGCCGCCCACCGCGGACCCGGGAGCACCCGAGGACGTGTCCGCGCCCGCCTCGGCCGGCACCGTCCGGCTGCTCGTCACCGCACTGCTGTCGGTGCCGGTGCTGGTCCTGTCGATGGTGCCGGCGCTGCAGTTCCGCAACTGGCAGTGGCTGTGCTTCGCCCTCGCGGCGCCGGTGGCGGCCTGGGGCTCGTGGCCGTTCCACCACCGGGCGCTGCGCGGCCTGCGGCACGGGGCGGCGACGATGGACACCCTGGTGTCGCTGGGGGTGGTGGCGTCCTTCGGGTGGTCGGCGTACGCACTGTTCCTCGGCGGGGCCGGCGAGCCGGGCATGACGATGCCGTTCACCTTCCTGCCGTCGGCCTCCGGCGACGTCGCGCACGTGTACCTGGAAGCCGCGGTGGGGGTGCCGCTGTTCGTCCTGCTGGGACGGCTGCTGGAGGCCCGCGCCCGGCACGGCACCGGCTCCGCGCTGCGCGCGCTGGCGGACCTGGCGGCCAAGGACGTGGTGGTGCGGGACGCGGACGGCACCGAGCGCACCGTCCCGGTGGCGCGGCTGCGGGTGGGCGACCGCTTCGTGGTGCGCCCCGGGGAGCGGGTGGCCACCGACGGGGTGGTGACCGCGGGGAGTTCGGCGCTGGACCTGTCGCTGGTCACCGGCGAGAGCGCGCCGGTGGAGGTGGGCCCGGGGTCGCCGGTGGTGGGCGGCGCCGTCAACCACGGCGGCGTGCTGGAGGTACGGGCGGAGGCGGTCGGCGCCCGTACCCAACTGGCCCGGATCACGCGGCTGGTGGAGGAGGCGCAGGCGGGCAAGGCCCGGGTGCAGCGACTGGCGGACGCGGTGGCCGGGGTGTTCGTACCCGCGGTGCTGGCGGTCGCGGTCACCGTGCTCGGGTTCTGGCTCGGGGCGGGGGCCGATCCGCAGGCGGCGGTCACCACGGCGGTGGCCGTCCTGGTGGTCGCCTGCCCGTGCGCGCTGGGGCTGGCCACGCCGACCGCGCTGCTGGCCGCCACCGGCCGCGGCGCCCAGCTCGGGATCCTGGTCCGCGGCCCGCGGGCGCTGGAGGCCCTGCGGCGGGTGGACACCGTGGTGCTGGACAAGACCGGCACGCTGACGGACGGCGCGATGGCGGTGCACGCCGTCACGGTCCGCCCCGAAGGGCTCCCCGCGGCGGAGGCGGTACGGCTGGCCGGAGCGGTGGAACAGGGGTCCGAACATCCGGTGGGCCGCGCGGTCACCGGGTACGCCCGTGCCGCCGGCGACGGGGTGCCGCTGCCGGTGGTACGGGAGTTCACCGCGACCACGGGGCTCGGGGTCCGCGGCCGGGTGGCCGGCCACCTGGTGGAACTGACCCGCCCGGACGCGGTCACCACGCCGGGCGGTCGGGGCACGGACGGGCCGGGGGCTTCCCCCTCCCCCGAGCCGGCGAGCGGCCCGGGCCCCGGGGCTCCGGCCCCGCCCGGCCGGACGGACGACCGGGGCCGGACGGACGACGGGAGCGGGCCGCACGGCGCGACCGCCCGGGAAGGCGGGGCCGGACCGGACGGTGGGAGCGGGCAGGGCGGCGGGACCGCACACCATCGCGTGAACGGGCGGAACGGCTCGTCACATCCCGTCGGCGCGGGGGCCGCCGGCCCGGACGGCCCGGACGGCACACCGCTGAGGACACCGTCCGGGGCGGCCGACGCGCCGCAGGCGGTCGCATCCGCGGCGGTCGGCACGGCATCGCCCGGCACCTCCGAGGCCGGTGACGCCCCGGGCGTGACCACCCGCACACCGGTCCCCGCCGGCGCCTCCCACGGCGTCACCGGCGGAAGCACCGGCGGGAACACCGGCACGGCCCCCGGTGGCCCGGCCGTCGCGGACACCGGCGCCGGAGCCGGAACGGCAGGAACCGCCGGTACGACAGGACCGGACGGAACGGCAGGACCGGCGGGCACGCCCGGAACCGCCGGAACCGCAGGACCGGCCGAGGCCACCGGAACGGCCCGGGCGGCCGGAACGCCCGAAGCGCCCCGGACCGGCGCCGGGCCGCTGCCTCGGCCGCTCGCCGACGCCGTACGAGCGGCCGAGGACGCCGGACGGACGGCGGTCGTGCTGCGCGTGGACGGCCGCCCCGAGGCGGTGTTCGCGCTCGGCGACACCCTGCGGGCGAGCAGCTACCGCGCGGTGGACCACCTGCGGCGGCTGGGCGTGCGTCCGGTGCTGGCCACCGGCGACAGCGCGGCGGCGGCCGACGTCGTCGCACGGCAGCTGGGCATCACCGAGGTGCACGCCCGGACCCGCCCCGAGGACAAGGCGGAGCTGGTCCGGGCCCTGCGCGCCCGCGGCCACCGGGTCGCCGTCATCGGCGACGGGGTCAACGACGCCGCCGCCCTGGCCGGCGCCGACCTGGGGATCGCCATGGGCGGTGGTACCGACGCGGCCATCGGGGCGGCCGACGTGACGCTGGTCCGGGAGGACATGGCGGCGGTGGCCGACGCGGTGCGGCTGGCCCGGCGCACCCTGGGCACGGTGCGCGCCAACCTCCTGTGGGCCTTCGGCTACAACCTCGTCACCCTGCCGCTCGCGGCGGTCGGCCGGCTCAATCCGATGGTGGCCGCGGCGGCGATGTCGGTGAGTTCGGTCGTCGTGGTGGTCAACAGCCTGCGGCTGCGTCACTGGCAGCCGTCCCCCGCGCGCCGTCCGGTGGCCGGTGGCCGCCGCACGCCGCTGCGGGCCGACTCCGTCCGGGAGCGATGA
- a CDS encoding helix-turn-helix transcriptional regulator — MRLEVGPFVERHGQFAAIDAAIENSRAREGQLLIFEGALGLGKTALLNEAKKRALTAGFTLLHARGSEFEAGFPYGVVRQLFEPWLATADEAERKAVLSGPAKLAAPLFEYGTGGVVTGAGPEQRQAVLHGLYWMCVHLARRAPLLLLLDDLHWADVSSLQFLTYMEGRLDGHAILMCAATESVDDGQRADINQALLSSASARLVAVGPLSEDGVRAFAAGALPGVRLDETLVRVCYAATGGNPFFLRELLAEVREEELGDPLSLARVGPRNIARVVLRRLQQLPQPLAEHTTRLARALAVLDAPGEPALGHAAHAAHAAHVAGLDAVEAAEAVSTLMDLGIVHPLPPLRFAQPVVRTAIYEHLPLPSRHRAHARAAKALHAAGATGAQVVPLLVPLPPSGDEWTATVLADAGREALEAGDPAAAARLLRRALDEPAPAALLPALLARLGAAELRLRDPEATARLGEALELTEDPLDRAAIVIDMSTALTAAARYEDALALLQQAHAAVRGRSREVELRLHSEIVKVAQLTPRTRPLAARELSRLDRTVVGEQGATAALVGAQQAFEALIGGERAPDVLRTAEAALLHGPLTAPPDGGAQASWLIALVLACCDRLPEADRLLDEALRDAEEQSMLLATADLRALHAWLRFQRGMLAEAETDGSLALGSTEEAGTPPTGMPFAAGALIDSLVAQGQIRTAARVVDRCGLDSDISRQPTFLPLVMARGRLRIAQGDAEAGVRDLLGSAEALTEWGTDCPALSPTATAAATLARMGRTREARPLAEETLATARRFGTPRTVAGALVATGLAEEGRARLRHLEEAVALLEDSPAALERCLALTEYGAALRRADRAEQARPLLRRAGEIADATGAAALAKRIRGELAAMGVRARVPARTGVSGLTPRERSVSALAAEGKRNQEIARMLFVTVKTVEWHLGQAYRKLGIASRGELRDALARV; from the coding sequence ATGCGGCTTGAGGTCGGTCCCTTTGTCGAGCGGCACGGCCAGTTCGCCGCCATCGACGCGGCCATCGAGAACAGCCGGGCCCGGGAGGGGCAGCTGCTGATCTTCGAAGGTGCCCTGGGCCTCGGCAAGACGGCGCTGCTCAACGAGGCCAAGAAACGCGCCCTGACCGCGGGCTTCACCCTGCTGCACGCCCGCGGCAGCGAGTTCGAGGCGGGCTTCCCCTACGGTGTCGTGCGGCAGCTCTTCGAACCCTGGCTCGCCACCGCCGACGAGGCGGAGCGGAAGGCCGTGCTCTCCGGCCCGGCCAAGCTGGCCGCACCGCTGTTCGAGTACGGCACCGGGGGAGTGGTCACCGGCGCCGGCCCCGAGCAGCGCCAGGCCGTGCTGCACGGCCTCTACTGGATGTGTGTCCACCTCGCCCGCCGCGCCCCGCTGTTACTGCTCCTGGACGACCTGCACTGGGCCGACGTCTCCTCGCTCCAGTTCCTCACCTACATGGAAGGGCGACTGGACGGCCACGCGATCCTGATGTGCGCGGCGACCGAGTCCGTGGACGACGGGCAGCGCGCCGACATCAACCAGGCCCTGCTGTCCTCCGCCTCGGCCCGGCTGGTCGCGGTGGGCCCGCTGAGCGAGGACGGCGTACGCGCCTTCGCCGCCGGTGCCCTGCCGGGGGTGCGGCTCGACGAGACCCTGGTGCGCGTCTGCTACGCCGCCACCGGCGGCAACCCGTTCTTCCTGCGGGAACTGCTGGCGGAGGTACGCGAGGAGGAACTCGGCGACCCCCTGTCCCTGGCCCGCGTCGGCCCGCGCAACATCGCCCGCGTGGTCCTGCGCAGACTCCAGCAGCTGCCGCAGCCGCTGGCCGAGCACACCACCCGGCTCGCCCGCGCCCTGGCCGTGCTCGACGCCCCCGGGGAGCCCGCCCTGGGACACGCCGCCCACGCCGCGCACGCCGCGCACGTCGCCGGGCTGGACGCGGTGGAGGCCGCCGAAGCGGTCAGCACCCTCATGGACCTGGGCATCGTGCACCCCCTGCCCCCGCTGCGGTTCGCCCAGCCGGTGGTGCGCACCGCCATCTACGAGCACCTGCCGCTGCCTTCGCGCCACCGCGCGCACGCCCGCGCGGCCAAGGCCCTGCACGCGGCCGGAGCCACCGGCGCCCAGGTCGTCCCGCTGCTGGTGCCGCTGCCGCCCTCCGGCGACGAGTGGACCGCCACGGTCCTCGCCGACGCCGGACGCGAGGCGCTGGAGGCGGGCGACCCGGCCGCCGCCGCCCGGCTGCTGCGCCGGGCCCTGGACGAGCCGGCGCCGGCCGCCCTGCTGCCCGCGCTGCTGGCCCGGCTCGGCGCGGCCGAACTGCGGCTGCGTGACCCCGAGGCGACGGCCCGGCTCGGCGAGGCCCTGGAGCTCACCGAGGACCCCCTGGACCGCGCCGCCATCGTCATCGACATGAGCACCGCGCTCACCGCCGCCGCCCGCTACGAGGACGCCCTGGCACTGCTGCAGCAGGCCCACGCCGCGGTGCGGGGCCGCAGCCGCGAGGTGGAACTGCGGCTGCACTCCGAGATCGTCAAGGTCGCCCAGCTCACCCCGCGCACCAGACCGCTCGCCGCTCGGGAGCTCAGCCGCCTGGACCGCACCGTGGTGGGGGAACAGGGAGCGACCGCCGCGCTGGTCGGCGCCCAGCAGGCGTTCGAGGCGCTGATCGGCGGGGAGCGCGCCCCGGACGTGCTGCGGACCGCCGAAGCGGCCCTGCTGCACGGACCGCTGACGGCACCGCCGGACGGCGGGGCGCAGGCGAGCTGGCTCATCGCCCTCGTCCTCGCCTGCTGCGACCGGCTGCCGGAGGCCGACCGGCTGCTGGACGAGGCGCTGCGCGACGCGGAGGAGCAGAGCATGCTGCTGGCCACCGCCGACCTGCGCGCCCTGCACGCCTGGCTGCGGTTCCAGCGCGGCATGCTCGCCGAGGCCGAGACCGACGGCTCACTGGCGCTCGGCTCGACCGAGGAGGCCGGGACGCCGCCCACCGGCATGCCCTTCGCGGCCGGCGCGCTGATCGACTCGCTCGTCGCCCAGGGACAGATACGCACCGCCGCCCGGGTGGTGGACCGGTGCGGCCTGGACAGCGACATCTCCCGGCAACCCACGTTCCTGCCCCTGGTGATGGCCCGCGGCCGGCTGCGCATCGCCCAGGGCGACGCGGAGGCCGGCGTGCGCGACCTGCTGGGCTCGGCCGAGGCGCTCACCGAGTGGGGCACCGACTGTCCGGCGCTGAGCCCCACCGCCACCGCCGCGGCCACCCTGGCCCGGATGGGCCGCACCCGGGAGGCCCGGCCCCTGGCCGAGGAGACCCTGGCCACGGCCCGCCGCTTCGGCACCCCCCGCACCGTCGCCGGAGCCCTGGTGGCCACCGGCCTCGCCGAGGAGGGACGGGCCCGGCTGCGGCACCTGGAGGAGGCCGTCGCGCTGCTGGAGGACAGCCCCGCGGCGCTGGAGCGCTGCCTGGCGCTCACCGAGTACGGGGCCGCGCTGCGCCGCGCGGACCGCGCCGAGCAGGCCCGGCCGCTGCTGCGCAGGGCGGGCGAGATCGCCGACGCCACCGGGGCCGCCGCACTCGCCAAACGCATCCGAGGCGAACTCGCCGCCATGGGGGTGCGGGCCCGGGTACCCGCCCGCACCGGAGTCTCCGGGCTCACCCCCCGGGAACGGTCGGTGTCCGCCCTGGCTGCCGAGGGCAAGCGCAACCAGGAGATAGCGCGGATGCTGTTCGTCACCGTCAAAACGGTGGAATGGCACCTGGGACAGGCGTACCGGAAGCTCGGCATCGCCTCCCGGGGTGAGCTGAGGGACGCCCTGGCCAGGGTCTGA
- a CDS encoding nuclear transport factor 2 family protein, with amino-acid sequence MPDEAKRKQLVLDYFDRVNAKDVDAVCQMFTADARIEDPVGTEPVVGAEAVRAYFRRVIEEFGTQDTPGTLTGSQDEAHVAASLKATIRNPQDPEGGRLAVNVTSVFRFTADGLIAEMRAYWGATDVAPAECD; translated from the coding sequence ATGCCCGACGAGGCCAAGCGCAAGCAGCTGGTGCTCGACTACTTCGACCGCGTCAACGCCAAGGACGTCGACGCGGTCTGTCAGATGTTCACCGCCGACGCCCGGATCGAGGACCCGGTGGGCACCGAGCCCGTGGTGGGCGCGGAGGCCGTACGGGCCTACTTCCGGCGGGTCATCGAGGAGTTCGGCACCCAGGACACCCCCGGCACGCTCACCGGCTCCCAGGACGAGGCGCACGTCGCGGCATCCCTGAAGGCCACCATCCGCAACCCCCAGGACCCCGAGGGCGGCCGGCTCGCGGTCAACGTCACCTCGGTGTTCCGGTTCACCGCGGACGGACTGATCGCCGAGATGCGCGCCTACTGGGGGGCGACCGACGTGGCGCCCGCCGAGTGCGACTGA